TGGGAAAAGGGACACTTTGGGCTCTGGCGTTGGCGCTGTTGGGAGTCCAAACGCTTTCCGCGGCGCTTGCGGGATTCGAGACATGGCTGAGCGTAGCGGCCCTCATCATATTTGACATATTGACCTTGCTGATTCCCGCAAAGCCGAAGGCGGTATGCCCGCTCATTGCCATATGTTGGGGGCTGGCGCAACTGCTTCCCAGATTCGATGGCGCGGTCTATGCCATCACCGCGTACAGCGCGGTCTCCTTGCTGTTCGCCAACATGCCGGTCGCCTATCCGTTTGGCGTGCTGGCTTCGACCTCACTGATACTGGCCGCCGACTATGCCGTGATCGCCATGCGTTATCCCGCTCTGAGCGGCGAGGTATTATCGTCGGTGCTGCTCGCGGTTCTGGGCTTATCGGTGTCGGCCATCGTCGGACTGGCGATCAAACAATCGCACGCGGTTATCGACGCCCGCCGTCTGAAGGCGGAACTGGCCGTCAAGCAAGAACGACTGGCGCGTCTGCAACGGGACGCGGCGCTCGCCAGTCGTCTGCATGACGGGCTGTCCAACGATCTGTCCTACCTGCTCATGCACGCGGCAAACGAAATGGACAACGCCGAATCCGAACAGCAACGGGCGGCTTGGCGGAGCGTCATCGACCGCGTGGACAAATCGTTCGCGACAACGCATACCATCATCGACGTGCTGCGCGTATCCGCATCGGCGCGGCCCACAGACGAGCACCCTAGTGATGGGACCGCTGGTCAAACCGACCATGACGGGTCCATCCGCACGGAAGCATTCATCGAGCAGGTGAACACAGCAGTAGCCCGCAATACGACAGAGCTCGACGGACTGGGATTCCATGGGTCGAACTCGCTCACCGCCACGCGGGACCGGAACGCGTTGGTGGATGGTAGCGTGGCCGACGAAGCGTTGCGCCTGATCGATGAACTGTTCGCCAATATTCGCCGCCATTGCGACACGTCGGAGGATTACTCCTGCGAAATCGTCATAGACGGAGCATCAATCGCCATCACGCAGATGAACACGCTACG
Above is a window of Bifidobacterium eulemuris DNA encoding:
- a CDS encoding sensor histidine kinase, which translates into the protein MGKGTLWALALALLGVQTLSAALAGFETWLSVAALIIFDILTLLIPAKPKAVCPLIAICWGLAQLLPRFDGAVYAITAYSAVSLLFANMPVAYPFGVLASTSLILAADYAVIAMRYPALSGEVLSSVLLAVLGLSVSAIVGLAIKQSHAVIDARRLKAELAVKQERLARLQRDAALASRLHDGLSNDLSYLLMHAANEMDNAESEQQRAAWRSVIDRVDKSFATTHTIIDVLRVSASARPTDEHPSDGTAGQTDHDGSIRTEAFIEQVNTAVARNTTELDGLGFHGSNSLTATRDRNALVDGSVADEALRLIDELFANIRRHCDTSEDYSCEIVIDGASIAITQMNTLRHSQHHAVIGPSGKGLDMHRSAAARFGGTLDTSHEDEVWITHVVLPLRPASSWRNTQPLHPPSS